CCGAGCGTCGACACGATCATCGCCCGTCTCAGCGTGGCCCCCGCGGTCAGTCCCAGGAAGAACCCGTCGTACACGTAGGCCGGCGCGCTGAACACCAGGACGGGCACGAGCCAGAGCACGATCTCGACCATGCGGTCCATGACGTCGACGTGATCGACGAGCAGGCCGAGGAGCGCGCGGGGAAAGAGCACACACGCGACCGCCACGATCGTGCTCGTGCCCACGCCCCAGGCCATGGCCACGCGCAGGGTGCGGTGCAGGGCTTCGCGATCGTTCTCGCCCGCGAAGACGCCGACCAGACTCTCGACCGCAAAGGCGAAGCCGTCGACGAACCACGCGGCCAGCATCACCACCTGCCGTAGCACGGCCGTGGCGGCCAGCGTGACCGTGCCCATGGCGGCGGCGATGTTCGTGAACACCGCGAACACACCGACGAGCAGGAGCGTGCGGATCGTGATGTCGCGTCCGAGCGAGAAGAAGCCACCGAGGGCTCGCCGGTCGCGCAGGCGCGGCAGGACACGGCGGACCGCACTCCACGGAAGCGCGGGGGCGACGAGGCGCAGGGCGACCGCGGTCATGGCCACCTGGCTCAGTGCCGTGGCCGCGCCCGCGCCGGCGGCGCCCCAGCCGAGACCGGCGATGAACGCCACGTCGAGTACGATGTTCGTTCCGTGTCCGACCATCGACATGACCAGCGCCTGACCGCTCCGTTCCCGGCCCAGCAGCCAACCCAGCCACGCGTAGTTCAGCAGGACGAAGGGCGCGCCCCAGATCCGCGCGTCGAAGTAGGCCCGTGCGGCGACCTCGAGCTCGGCCGTTCCCTGCAGGGCCAGGAACCCGGCTTCACGCAGGGGCCACTGCAACACCAGGATCGCCACGCCGGCCGTGACGGCGATCGCGACGGCCCGCAGGGCGATCGTGCGCTCGGCGTCGGGATCGCGTCGGCCCCGCGCCTGCGCGGTGAGGCCGGTCGTGGCCATGCGCAGGAATCCGAAACCCCACAGGAAGACGTCGAACAGCACCGTGGCCAGGGCCACACCGGCCAGGTCCCGTACGTCGGCCAGGTGTCCGAGCAGTGCCACGTCGATGGCGCTCGCCAGCGGGACCATGAGGTTCGACAGGATGTTCGGCACGGCCAGCCGCAGGAAGCGGCTCTGCAGTCCGCGGATCCCGTTCATCCTCCGACGCGCGGCTCCGGGTACGTGCGTCCGGGGTCGACGGTCGCCGACCAGGGCGCGTTCCACACGCGTTCGAAGAAGGCGTCGACCTCGCGGGCGAAGCTCGCTCCCTCGACGACCAGGCCGTGGTGGCGGCCGCCGTGGAAGTAGTCGTGGCTCCAGTTGCTCGTGCCGACCCAGGCGAACCGTCCGTCCACGCTCAGGGTCTTGGCGTGCAGGACGCGCCCGTAGGGAACGAATCCGCCGGACCAGCCGGGGACCGTCGCGATGCGGACCTCGATCCCCGGGACACACTGCAGACTCTGCAGGTGCTCGATCTGTCCCGGTCGCGTGTTCCAGTGCGACACGAGCAGCTCGACCCGGACTCCGCGGGCAGCCGCGCTGCGCAGCGCGTTGTCGAGATCCGGCCAGAACTCGCCGTCGCGCGTGATCGGGCTGTAGGTGAGCATCTGCGCCCGCACGCGTTCGGTGGAGGTGTCGATCGCGTCGAGGAGGTGCGGGAGATCCCACAGCGTGCGGTCGGGCAGCAGTCGGGGACCCCCGAGCACCGGCACGATCTCGACCGTGGCACCGTCGTGTTCGACGGTGCGCGGGAACACCGACGTGTCGACGTCCCATGCATCGTTCGACGTCGCGACACCGGTTCCGCCCGCGACCCTCCAGTCGGTGTCGAACACGGCTTCGTAAAGGCCCACCGTCTTCGGTTCGACGATGCGAACCCCGAGCTCGACGATGTGTTCGAGTGCGCGCCAGTCGAAGTTCTGGCTGCCGACGAAGGCCTCGCGCCCGTCGACCAGCATGAGCTTGGTGTGCAGCGGACCGCCGAGCAGCTCACGGGTGCGCAGACGGCGGACCTCGATGCCGTCGACGGCGTCGAGTCGACCGAGGGTCTCGGGATAGGTCGCGTGGAAGGAGTCCTCGGCGAGCCAGCGCACGGTCACCCCGCGCGCGGCCGCACGCTCGAGCGCCACGATCACCGGCTCGAGCCGTGACCCCTCGCGGTTGCTCGCGTAGAAGTGCGCCAGATCGATCCGCACGGTCGCGTCGTCGATCATGTCCACCCACACCGCGTGCGCCGCCGGCAGCGCGGGGGGTGCGGGATCATCGACTTCGATCGGCCAGGTGGCCACGAGCTGCAGCGCCGTCGGACCCGCTACGGCCGCGTCGCGGGCTCCGGCGCCGGCGACGAGTGCGGTGGCGGCCACTCCGAGAGTCCGGAGTTTCTTGAAGATTCGATGAAGGGAGCGCAGGCCGCTGCTCATGGTCGCGGACTCCGTCTGGGGTCGGAAGGTACGCCAGGGCCGCGGATCGGGGCTTCCTCCGGTCCCCGGATCGGCTCCGAAGTCGTGACAAGGTGCCATGAGGGGGGCGGACTGCCCAGTGTGGAAGTTGCCTGCCACCGGACTCCCGCCTACACTCGGGCGGACCGTGCCCCGTGGAGCCATCCGCGGGGTGAGCACCTCGCATCGAGTGGGCGAGTATGCACGTCGCCGTGGGTTGCGACCACGCGGGGTTTCCCCTCAAGGACCTGGTGCTGCGCTGCGTGACCGAAGCCGGTCACGTGATCGTCGACTGTGGCACCCATTCCACGGAATCCGTCGACTATCCCGACTACGCCGCCGCCGTCGCGCGCGAGGTCGCCGAGGGGCGGGCCGAGCGGGGGATCGTCCTGTGCGGCAGCGGGGTCGGGGCCTGTGTCGCCGCCAACAAGGTGCGGGGCGTGCGGTCCTCGGTCTGTCACGACACCTACTCGGCCGCTCAGGGTGTCGAACACGACGACATGAACGTCCTCTGCCTCGGCGCGCGGATCATCGGTCCGGCGGTGATGCCCGATCTGCTGCGAGCCTTCCTGGCCGCGCGGTTCAGTGGCGAGGACCGTCACGCCCGGCGGTTGGGGAAGGTACTGGACATCGAGGCCGGTCGATGGCCGGACTCCGTACCCGCACCGCCCGACGGAGGAAGCCGATGAGCACGAAGAATCCCCTGGTGGCCCTGCACGACCTCGGTCAGTCCTTCTGGTGGGACCAGCTGTCCCGCCGCGAGCTCCAGGAGGGACTGGTCGAGCGCATGCGCGACGAGAACGGCATGCGCGGCATCACCAGCAATCCCGCGATCTTCCAGAAGTCCCTGCAGGACGGCGACGTCTACGACGACGACATCGCCCGGTTGTTCGCCGACGGCCACGACGCCCAGGCGGTGTTCTGGAGCCTGGCCGTCGACGACATCCAGCGCGCCTGCGACGTCCTTCGGACCGTGTACGACGCGAGCGACCGGGCCGACGGGTTCGTGAGCCTGGAGGTCGATCCCCGTCTGGCCCACGACACCGAGACCACCGTGGAGGAGGCGCGTCGTCTCTGGGGAGAGGTGGATCGTCCGAATCTCATGATCAAGATTCCAGGCACCCCCGAGGGCGTGCCCGCGATCCGTACCGCATTGACCGAGGGCATCAACGTCAACGTCACGCTGTTGTTCTCGCCACAGGCACACATCGACGTCATGCACGCCTACGTCGACGCCGTCGAGGCTCGCCACCGGGCCGGCGAATCGATCGACGACGTCGCGGGCGTGGCCAGTTTCTTCGTCAGCCGCGTCGACTCGCTGGTCGATTCGAAGCTCCCCGAGGGGTCCCCGCTGGGCGGACGGGCCGGTGTCGCCAACGCCAAGGTGGCCTACGCGAACTTCGAGGAGATCTTCGGGTCGGACCGCTGGGCGGCACTCGCGGCTGCCGGCGCGCGCGTGCAGCGCCCGCTGTGGGCCAGCACGAGCACGAAGGATCCGTCCTACCGCGACAC
This Candidatus Krumholzibacteriia bacterium DNA region includes the following protein-coding sequences:
- a CDS encoding MATE family efflux transporter produces the protein MNGIRGLQSRFLRLAVPNILSNLMVPLASAIDVALLGHLADVRDLAGVALATVLFDVFLWGFGFLRMATTGLTAQARGRRDPDAERTIALRAVAIAVTAGVAILVLQWPLREAGFLALQGTAELEVAARAYFDARIWGAPFVLLNYAWLGWLLGRERSGQALVMSMVGHGTNIVLDVAFIAGLGWGAAGAGAATALSQVAMTAVALRLVAPALPWSAVRRVLPRLRDRRALGGFFSLGRDITIRTLLLVGVFAVFTNIAAAMGTVTLAATAVLRQVVMLAAWFVDGFAFAVESLVGVFAGENDREALHRTLRVAMAWGVGTSTIVAVACVLFPRALLGLLVDHVDVMDRMVEIVLWLVPVLVFSAPAYVYDGFFLGLTAGATLRRAMIVSTLGGFVPLAAVAVTTGDVHWLWAALSTFMLARTWTLGRQVAGHLRTVDR
- a CDS encoding phospholipase D-like domain-containing protein, whose protein sequence is MSSGLRSLHRIFKKLRTLGVAATALVAGAGARDAAVAGPTALQLVATWPIEVDDPAPPALPAAHAVWVDMIDDATVRIDLAHFYASNREGSRLEPVIVALERAAARGVTVRWLAEDSFHATYPETLGRLDAVDGIEVRRLRTRELLGGPLHTKLMLVDGREAFVGSQNFDWRALEHIVELGVRIVEPKTVGLYEAVFDTDWRVAGGTGVATSNDAWDVDTSVFPRTVEHDGATVEIVPVLGGPRLLPDRTLWDLPHLLDAIDTSTERVRAQMLTYSPITRDGEFWPDLDNALRSAAARGVRVELLVSHWNTRPGQIEHLQSLQCVPGIEVRIATVPGWSGGFVPYGRVLHAKTLSVDGRFAWVGTSNWSHDYFHGGRHHGLVVEGASFAREVDAFFERVWNAPWSATVDPGRTYPEPRVGG
- the rpiB gene encoding ribose 5-phosphate isomerase B codes for the protein MHVAVGCDHAGFPLKDLVLRCVTEAGHVIVDCGTHSTESVDYPDYAAAVAREVAEGRAERGIVLCGSGVGACVAANKVRGVRSSVCHDTYSAAQGVEHDDMNVLCLGARIIGPAVMPDLLRAFLAARFSGEDRHARRLGKVLDIEAGRWPDSVPAPPDGGSR
- the tal gene encoding transaldolase; the protein is MSTKNPLVALHDLGQSFWWDQLSRRELQEGLVERMRDENGMRGITSNPAIFQKSLQDGDVYDDDIARLFADGHDAQAVFWSLAVDDIQRACDVLRTVYDASDRADGFVSLEVDPRLAHDTETTVEEARRLWGEVDRPNLMIKIPGTPEGVPAIRTALTEGINVNVTLLFSPQAHIDVMHAYVDAVEARHRAGESIDDVAGVASFFVSRVDSLVDSKLPEGSPLGGRAGVANAKVAYANFEEIFGSDRWAALAAAGARVQRPLWASTSTKDPSYRDTIYVEELIGPDTVNTMPTVTLEAWLDHGEPEADTVKRDVDGARRVFEDLGAAGVDFDAVTAQLLREGVEKFETAFAGLIESIDAKR